In the genome of Fibrobacter sp., the window GGCGACACCAGCATGGACAAGCGCATCGTAGGCGTAACCCAGAGCGCGATTGAATGTTTCAGATGAAGGATAGTGCTTAAAGTAAACAGGAACCATTCGAGAGACAAACCAACCTTCGGAGCTTTACGCCAGCCCTAGGCCAGCGCCTTCTCCATGAACTCCAGCGCTTCCGGTTCGGTCGCCTTGACAATCAGCTTGAACTCTGCAAACAGAGCCCTCAACTGGCGCTTGCCCGGTTCGATGTACTGTTCGAATTTCTTGATTCCCTTCACCTTGCTGAGGAAGCAGTAGGCACCGAGCGCCTGCATCAAGCGCTGCAAACTGGCCTGGATAAAGCTATCCCAAGCATCTTCCTTGGTATAAGCCTGTACACGCTTGTTGTGCATGCGCCAGTATTCAAAGAAATCCTTGATCATTTCAACCGGCAGGCACACGTACGGATCCCACAGGAGGCTCGCGATATCGTAGAAAGCGGAACCACGGCGGGCACCCTGGAAATCGACGAAGGCGATTTCGGAATTCGGGCGTACCATGATGTTCTGGCTCTGGAAGTCGCGGTGCATCAGCACCTTGGGCTGGGCGTCCACGGCCACGGCCAGGAGCGAGAAGAAATTCTTGACACCCTGCGGAATTTCATTCAGACCGCAATGTCCCTTCAAGTAATTTTCCGTAAAGTAATCCGTCTCCCACTTGAGGGCGGCAAAATCAAAACGACGAATCCAGAGTTCTGTATGCGAACTGAAAATCGGCTGACTCGCATCCTGCCACTTGACAAGCGCGTCGATGACCGTCGGATAAAGAATTCTCTCGTTACCGGAACGGACACCCTCGTTCACGGGCGCCACTTCGTCCAGCAGGTTTCGCTTGCCCAAATCCTCCTGCAGCACCTGGCAGGCGGTCTCGTCGACGGCAAAGACCTGCGGCACCGGCAAACCGTAGCTGCGGAAGGTCTTGGAGAAATCAACAAAATGCCTGAAGTCTTCATTGACTTCGGCGCAGACCTGCAACACGCAGGACTTGCCACCTTCGGAAATACGGAAATACTGGCGGCCCGAGCCCGCACCCGCAATCGGGGAAACGGTGAAATTCTCGGTATAGCCGCGGGAAAGCAGGTAGCCTTTGATAACAGGAGAAATTTGCAAGGATTCGTTACTCATGTTAGTGAATATAGAAAAAGGCGAGCGACGCGACAAAGCATTTATACTTTGGCATGGCCGAGCCGAACTATATACACTCCGTAGGAGTGCCATATAGTAAAAGGAAGTTAATAGTTACCAGTCATTAGTTACTAGTTTTAATTAGGCGCCTGCGGCGCGATTATAAGAGCTAGAGGCCAGGAACTAGCGACCAGCGACCAATAAGTTGCTACGAGAACTTGATTCTCGGGTCCACTAGCGTGTACAGGATATCGCTAAACAAGCGCCCAATCATGGCCATAAGGCTGCTCAGGAAGATGATTCCCATAACAACGTTATAATCGCGATTCACCATGGAATTGTAATACAAAAGCCCCATGCCGTCGATATCGAAGACCTTTTCGATAAGGAGCGCGCCCGCGAACATGAGCGTGCAGATTTCGGAAAGGCGGGTCGCAATAGGAATAAGCGCGTTGCGGAGCGCATGGCGTACGAGCGCTTGGTTAAAGCTCATGCCCTTCGCGAGGGCCGTGCGCATATAGTCCTTGCCCAGTTCCTCGAGTGCCGAGTTCTTCATGAGGAAGGTCAGGAACGCGAACTCGCTAATCATGTAACAGAAAATCGGGAGGATCAAATGGTGCCCGAGATCCACGATTTTCCCGAAGAAACTGAAGTCCTCAAAGTCGTCGCTCGTGAGACCACCCAGCGGGAATATATCCAAATACGAACCGCCCGCAAGGAAGATGATGAGCAGAATGCCGAGCGCATATCCCGGCATCACGTAGCCCGAGAATATCACTCCCGAACTGAGCGAATCGAGTTTGCTCCCGTGATGCACCGCCTTCCAGAGGCCAAGCGGTATACAGACCAGGTAGCTCAGGAAGAACGACGTGATACCGAAGAAGAGCGAAATCGGGAAGCGGCTCACAATGACGTCCCAGACCGGAAGACCGTAGGTGTAGCTCGAGCCCAAGTCCAGGTGCAGCACGTTCCATAGCCACGTGAGGTAACGCTTCCAGGCGGGCTGGTCAAAACCGAAGTACGCCTGGATTTGCGCTATTTGGTCGGGCGACAAAGCCTTCGAGGCATCCACCCCGCCCTTCATTGCCGCGGCCTGCTGCGCACGCGAAATCATTTCCTCCACGGGGCCGCCCGGCAACATCTGGATGAGAATAAAGCACACCAGAGAAATCCCGATGAGCGTCGGGATCATGAGCAGCAAGCGGCGGAGGATATAGGATCTCATAGTTTGCCTTCGGCAAGTTCACAGTTCTTAGTTACTAGTTACTAGACTTCTTAATTTATAAATCTCTAGTAACTCAGAACTAGGAACTAGTAACTCACACTAACGCATCTTTCCGGAACGGAGCACGTCCATCATGTTGAAGGGCTTGGCGGTGCCGTTCGCGATGTGGCATGCGAGGAAGTTCACGGCATCCACGGTGCCTTCGGCGTAAATCTTGCGGCCGCACACGTTGTGCTGGAATTCGAAATGCACCGTGCCGTCTTCGCTGTCGAGGCTGTAGGTGTGGAAGGCGTGACCGCCGAGGTATTCCTCGGGCACGTGCATGCGTTCCATCTGTTCCTTCTCGTTACGCACCTTTTCGATGTCGTCCACAGAGAAGTCAAAGCCCATCTTCTGGAAGTCGCCCACCACGGCCCTAGCCGTACCGCTCGTGTCGGCCTTGGTCTTCTGGTGGCTTTCAACCACGGAGAGCTTGTAGCCGTTGAACGCAGTCGGGAATTCCTTGGCGAGAAACTCAATCATCATCTGGAAGGCGACAATCTGCTTGGCCATGTTCGGGGCGATGACGCTCGGGTGGTTCGCGTCGGCCACGAGTTTGGCAAGCGCTTCGCGATCACCGCCGGTCGTGCCCATCACGAACGGAATCTTGTGGTTCACGTAGAAGGCGGCATTGTCGTTCACGGCCGTCGGGTGCGTATAGTCGATGCAAATCATGTTCGGGTACTTCGCAAGCACCTCGCCGATGCGGGCTTCACGGTTAGAGGGCTTCAAAAGCTGGATGGTCTTCCCCGCCACTTCGGCTTCGTTTTCCACGATAATTTCACCCGTCAAGGAATACGGGACGAGTTCCAAACCGCGGGCGACGCACGTTTCGGCCACGATGCGGCCCATGCTACCCGGAATACCATTAACCATCACTTGTACGGACATAAAAACTCCTGTTTTTTTTAAACGCAAAAATAATTAAATACGCCACCTTTAATAATCGTATCAAGAAAAAAAGCGACTTAAAAGATTTAATGCCAATCTAGTCGCGCGTAATAAAATTTTTACGGTGTTTGCAGAAAATGGATAACATATGGTATCACAAATTGTGGGTGTAATTCCTTAAAATTATCATCCATGAAACGAAAAACTGATGAAGAACGTGCATTCGACAAAGCCCTCGCGCAAATTATCCTAGCACGGCGAGCGCAGTTGGACCTTTCACAGTTATACATCAGCATCAAATCCGGCATTTCAAGAATCACTATAGGAAAATGGGAAAGAGGTCTAAAAACGCCAGTAGCGTTCGACCTCTACAACGTTCTGAAAGTTCTTTACGACGACCCTTCGGACTTTTTGAGCGATCTTTTCAAGACCTACGAAAAGGATGCCTTGCCCATACGCGAAGCCGCCGACAAGAAAAAATACCTTGATTACATCAAGCAGACTAGCAAAAAAAAGAAAAACAACCCCAGCAAATAGCCGGCTGCGCTAAGCATTTTCGTCAAGCCAACGCTGCAAAATAATGGCTGCAGCCAGCTGGTCAATCACCGCCTTGTTCTTCTGCTTTTTCTTCTTGCTGAAATGCGAAGTCTTTTCCTGCGCCTGCACGCTCGAATACGATTCGTCCTGCGTGTAAACAGGAATCCCCGGAAAACGGAGCTTCAGGTCCTCGACAAACTTCTCCACCACAACGTTCTTGCCGTCAGTGCGGCCATCCGGATGATAGGGCATCCCCACCACGAATGCGTCAATCTTGTTTATCTTCACCAGTTCGTCTAGCCGGACAAACAAGTTTGTCGTCTTCTGGTCAATCGTCTCGCGGGAAAAAGCCATGCGCAGTTCGGAATCGGCAAATGCGACTCCAACACGATGTTCGCCATAATCAAGGGCCAGGTAATTCATAGTTGATTGCGGCTATGCCGCAGTTCTGAGTTCCTAGTTACGAGTTACAAGAAAAGGAATTATTGAATGCTGTTTTAATTTGAAAACACCAAAACAATATAACAAAATCGTGAAAAAGACGCAATAATCAACAACAGTTCATTTTTAAGTCTTTTTTTACATTTCATCGCCCGATTTTCTAGTAACTAAGAACTAGTAACTAGTAACTTTTGCTAAATTTCCCCCCACTATGAGCAATTTGAAGAACGATTTGTGGGTCGGCGTGGACGTAGGTTCCACCACCGTGAAGATTGCGGTCGTCGATCCCGAGACCAACAAGCTTTTGCACTACACGTACCAGCGCCACAACGCCATGCAGGCGAAAAAGGTCCACGAGGTCCTCAGGGAGGCGCACGGTCTTTTCCCCGACAAAAACTTTAGGGTCGCCTTCTGCGGTAGCGGAGGCCAGCCGTTCGCCGAGGCCACGCACGCCTTCTTCGTACAGGAAGTCGTCGCGAACGCCCTCGCCGTGCGCGCCACCTATCCCGAATCCAGGGTCGCCATCGAACTCGGCGGTCAAGACGCGAAGGTCGTTTTCTTCGAAAAAGACAAGACTACCGGCAAACTCATCGCATCTGACATGCGCATGAACGGCGTGTGTGCTGGCGGTACCGGCGCATTTATCGACCAGGTGGCGGAACTCCTCCGCATCAAGACCGAGGCCTTCGAAGGGTTCGCCAAGCGCGGCCAGAAGGTCTACGAGATTTCGGGCCGTTGCGGCGTGTTCGCGAAGACCGACATCCAGCCGATGCTCAATAACGGTGTCGCCAAGGAAGATATCGCCCTTTCGAGCTTCCACGCCATCGCGAAGCAGACCATCGGCGGTCTCGCCCAGGGTAT includes:
- the ruvX gene encoding Holliday junction resolvase RuvX, whose translation is MNYLALDYGEHRVGVAFADSELRMAFSRETIDQKTTNLFVRLDELVKINKIDAFVVGMPYHPDGRTDGKNVVVEKFVEDLKLRFPGIPVYTQDESYSSVQAQEKTSHFSKKKKQKNKAVIDQLAAAIILQRWLDENA
- a CDS encoding helix-turn-helix domain-containing protein, with translation MKRKTDEERAFDKALAQIILARRAQLDLSQLYISIKSGISRITIGKWERGLKTPVAFDLYNVLKVLYDDPSDFLSDLFKTYEKDALPIREAADKKKYLDYIKQTSKKKKNNPSK
- a CDS encoding phosphotransferase produces the protein MSNESLQISPVIKGYLLSRGYTENFTVSPIAGAGSGRQYFRISEGGKSCVLQVCAEVNEDFRHFVDFSKTFRSYGLPVPQVFAVDETACQVLQEDLGKRNLLDEVAPVNEGVRSGNERILYPTVIDALVKWQDASQPIFSSHTELWIRRFDFAALKWETDYFTENYLKGHCGLNEIPQGVKNFFSLLAVAVDAQPKVLMHRDFQSQNIMVRPNSEIAFVDFQGARRGSAFYDIASLLWDPYVCLPVEMIKDFFEYWRMHNKRVQAYTKEDAWDSFIQASLQRLMQALGAYCFLSKVKGIKKFEQYIEPGKRQLRALFAEFKLIVKATEPEALEFMEKALA
- the dapB gene encoding dihydrodipicolinate reductase; its protein translation is MSVQVMVNGIPGSMGRIVAETCVARGLELVPYSLTGEIIVENEAEVAGKTIQLLKPSNREARIGEVLAKYPNMICIDYTHPTAVNDNAAFYVNHKIPFVMGTTGGDREALAKLVADANHPSVIAPNMAKQIVAFQMMIEFLAKEFPTAFNGYKLSVVESHQKTKADTSGTARAVVGDFQKMGFDFSVDDIEKVRNEKEQMERMHVPEEYLGGHAFHTYSLDSEDGTVHFEFQHNVCGRKIYAEGTVDAVNFLACHIANGTAKPFNMMDVLRSGKMR
- a CDS encoding ABC transporter permease subunit, coding for MRSYILRRLLLMIPTLIGISLVCFILIQMLPGGPVEEMISRAQQAAAMKGGVDASKALSPDQIAQIQAYFGFDQPAWKRYLTWLWNVLHLDLGSSYTYGLPVWDVIVSRFPISLFFGITSFFLSYLVCIPLGLWKAVHHGSKLDSLSSGVIFSGYVMPGYALGILLIIFLAGGSYLDIFPLGGLTSDDFEDFSFFGKIVDLGHHLILPIFCYMISEFAFLTFLMKNSALEELGKDYMRTALAKGMSFNQALVRHALRNALIPIATRLSEICTLMFAGALLIEKVFDIDGMGLLYYNSMVNRDYNVVMGIIFLSSLMAMIGRLFSDILYTLVDPRIKFS